The proteins below come from a single Nostoc sp. KVJ3 genomic window:
- a CDS encoding ribbon-helix-helix protein, CopG family — MTTRIDIRLPEQELEILKTYCQEQDRTQTEVIREFIRSLRKKTKNQ; from the coding sequence ATGACTACTCGCATAGATATCAGGCTTCCAGAACAAGAACTAGAGATATTAAAAACCTACTGCCAAGAACAAGATAGAACTCAAACAGAGGTAATCCGTGAATTTATTCGTAGCCTTAGAAAGAAAACCAAAAATCAATGA
- a CDS encoding transposase, with product MRAITKPSTAKCDLNTYTLFLLAESKYPGCTRLAEIMENLSHDSVNRFLLRERYEPKDLFEEIKPNINLVGGTLSGDDTVIDKPHSDPEITDLIGYYYSGRHHRAVKGVQLITLYYTECSGKSVPVNYRIYNKQDNKTKNDYLREMITEVMDWGLKPKTMTTDAWYSSQKNLKLLKNKGLGFLTGVAKNRSCSIDGKNFTQVQNLEIPEDGLIVYLKNFGQVKVFRKSFKNETKRYYIMYIPEKDTLNSISRTEFKELHSIHWGIECYHRAIKQVCGIGRFMVRTTDAIKTHFFSAIRAFTQLELMRAEDLIENWYEIQRNLSLQVARDFILEHLAQNLNLNT from the coding sequence ATCAGAGCAATTACTAAACCATCAACCGCTAAATGTGACTTGAACACTTATACTCTGTTTCTACTGGCAGAATCAAAGTATCCAGGTTGCACACGTCTGGCAGAGATAATGGAAAATTTATCTCATGATAGCGTCAATAGATTTTTGCTACGTGAACGGTACGAACCCAAGGACTTATTTGAAGAAATCAAGCCCAATATCAATCTAGTTGGAGGTACTTTAAGTGGAGATGATACGGTAATTGATAAGCCTCATAGTGACCCGGAAATAACAGATTTAATCGGTTATTACTATTCAGGTAGACATCATCGTGCCGTTAAGGGAGTTCAGTTAATTACCTTGTATTACACCGAGTGTTCAGGTAAATCTGTACCTGTAAATTATCGCATTTATAACAAACAAGATAACAAGACTAAAAATGATTATTTACGAGAAATGATTACTGAGGTAATGGATTGGGGTTTAAAGCCTAAAACAATGACAACTGACGCTTGGTATTCCAGTCAAAAAAACCTGAAGTTACTGAAAAACAAGGGATTAGGGTTTTTAACTGGGGTAGCTAAAAATCGCTCATGTTCCATTGATGGTAAAAATTTTACCCAAGTCCAAAACTTAGAAATTCCCGAAGATGGTTTAATAGTGTATCTAAAGAATTTTGGTCAGGTAAAAGTATTTCGGAAAAGTTTCAAAAACGAAACTAAAAGATATTACATTATGTATATCCCTGAAAAAGATACACTAAACTCAATTTCCAGAACAGAATTTAAAGAGCTACATTCAATTCATTGGGGGATTGAGTGTTACCACAGAGCTATTAAACAAGTATGTGGCATTGGAAGATTCATGGTTAGAACAACCGATGCTATTAAGACTCACTTTTTTAGTGCAATTCGCGCTTTCACACAATTAGAATTAATGCGGGCAGAAGACTTGATTGAAAATTGGTATGAAATCCAAAGGAATCTGTCTCTCCAAGTAGCTCGTGACTTTATTTTGGAACATTTAGCGCAGAATTTGAATTTGAATACATAG
- a CDS encoding NAD+ synthase, which translates to MKIAIAQINPTIGDLLLNAQKILEAAQRAASSGARLLLTPELSLCGYPPRDLLLNPSFVEAMGITLQNLAQDLPPNLAVLVGTVEQNLNAHISGGKTLFNSIALLENGKVKQIFHKRLLPTYDVFDERRYFEPGLQANYFTLDNIDIGVTICEDLWNDEEYWGKRSYTVNPIADLAILGVDLILNLSASPYTVGKQQLRETMLRHSAVRFQQPIIYANQVGGNDDLIFDGRSFALNRQGEIMCRARGFDTDLVIVEFDEAQHDLQLGSVEPIYESEDEEIWQALVLGVRDYARKCRFSKVVLGLSGGIDSAIVAAIATAALGKENVLGVLMPSPYSSEHSISDAVALADNLGIKTNLLPIGELMQGFDQTLGDLFAGTEFGLAEENIQSRIRGNLLMAIANKFGYLLLSTGNKSEMAVGYCTLYGDMNGGLAVIADVPKTRVYSLCQWLNRHNEIIPQNVLTKAPSAELKPGQVDQDSLPPYEILDDILQRLIHNHQSAAQIVAAGHDSVIVDRVIQMVARAEFKRRQAPPGLKITDRAFGTGWRMPIASNWVGVKKAYQAKTTATPNLSLL; encoded by the coding sequence ATGAAGATTGCGATTGCTCAAATTAATCCGACAATTGGTGATTTGCTTTTAAATGCCCAAAAAATTTTGGAGGCGGCACAACGCGCAGCATCTAGCGGTGCGCGTTTGTTACTAACACCAGAACTTTCTTTGTGTGGCTATCCACCAAGGGATTTATTACTAAATCCTAGTTTTGTGGAAGCGATGGGCATCACTTTACAAAACTTGGCCCAAGATTTACCACCAAATTTAGCCGTGTTGGTAGGAACTGTTGAACAGAACCTCAATGCACACATTAGTGGCGGTAAAACCTTATTTAACAGCATAGCTTTGTTAGAAAATGGTAAGGTAAAGCAAATTTTTCACAAGCGACTTTTGCCTACTTATGATGTATTTGACGAACGTCGCTATTTTGAACCAGGCTTACAAGCTAATTATTTCACCCTAGATAATATCGATATTGGCGTAACTATTTGCGAAGATTTATGGAATGATGAAGAATATTGGGGGAAACGTAGTTATACAGTAAATCCCATTGCTGACTTAGCAATTCTCGGTGTAGATTTAATTTTAAATCTGTCTGCTTCGCCCTACACTGTTGGCAAGCAGCAGCTTCGAGAAACAATGCTTAGGCATAGTGCAGTCCGTTTTCAACAACCGATTATTTACGCTAATCAGGTTGGCGGAAATGACGATCTAATTTTTGATGGGCGTAGTTTTGCCTTAAATCGTCAAGGTGAAATTATGTGTCGCGCCCGTGGTTTTGATACTGATTTAGTAATAGTTGAATTTGACGAGGCACAACATGATTTACAGTTGGGTTCTGTAGAACCTATCTATGAGTCAGAAGATGAAGAAATTTGGCAAGCCTTGGTTTTAGGAGTGCGAGATTATGCTCGCAAGTGTCGCTTTTCTAAAGTAGTGTTGGGTTTAAGCGGCGGGATTGACTCGGCAATCGTAGCTGCGATCGCAACTGCTGCACTTGGTAAAGAAAATGTCCTCGGTGTTCTCATGCCTTCCCCTTACAGTTCGGAGCATTCCATCAGTGATGCTGTGGCATTAGCCGACAATTTGGGGATTAAGACTAATCTTTTACCAATTGGCGAGTTAATGCAAGGCTTTGATCAAACTTTAGGTGATTTGTTTGCAGGTACAGAGTTTGGACTGGCAGAAGAGAATATCCAGTCTCGGATTCGGGGTAATTTATTAATGGCGATCGCTAATAAATTTGGCTATCTGCTTTTATCTACCGGTAACAAGTCAGAAATGGCTGTGGGTTACTGTACTCTCTACGGCGATATGAATGGCGGATTAGCAGTGATTGCAGATGTTCCTAAAACCCGTGTGTATTCACTTTGCCAATGGTTAAATCGCCATAACGAAATTATCCCGCAAAACGTTTTGACAAAAGCACCAAGTGCTGAACTAAAACCAGGTCAAGTCGATCAAGACTCTTTACCACCTTACGAAATTTTAGACGATATTTTGCAACGCCTGATTCACAACCACCAATCAGCAGCGCAAATTGTTGCAGCCGGTCACGATTCGGTAATTGTAGACAGAGTAATCCAAATGGTGGCGCGGGCTGAATTTAAACGGCGACAAGCACCCCCCGGCTTAAAAATCACCGATCGCGCCTTCGGAACTGGTTGGCGAATGCCAATTGCTAGTAACTGGGTTGGTGTCAAAAAGGCTTACCAGGCTAAAACTACAGCTACACCTAACCTTAGTTTGTTGTGA
- a CDS encoding FAD-dependent oxidoreductase: MPETNTHTDTSTKADTLATSVISTSTSQEIYDVVVVGAGPIGLATAIGLRKRGIENILVIDQTRTFRQIGQALDLLPNGLQALKYLDSNAYEEVKKTGLGLLNPKQSNDQKTIESTQEKQPPKTSPQWIYKNLQGQIIQSTSLSFDDWFKDYGEGRVSMPWYNLQTTLRQLLPEDRVKANHRCINVANEPQKGCIRIDCVANTQIEANPYAYWINGQINNHPQPQKLDIFPQELVTKSIRAKLLVAADGINSTVRRLLYTDTQYHDFARPEYSGFAAIFCSEITEVTKELWTKLKEDFFLDSPLVTITNDEINGNFVCIKNIRIILYYRPTGELGYIIHLALPLESLQEKSESSLIDLALQELEKAGFPNTLKQLVRLSPPTKMQQRPYYIHRAISDSLQVSNPTDLNIETDSAKTPSPWSAGRIVLVGDAAHGMPPFMGQGANQGLEDALVVTTLIAKIAEENHWNDLQAIAKAFEKYECLRRPLMAYVQEATLKRSPHSSDKNCQEYNQQLYCRNFAQMIEEM, from the coding sequence ATGCCAGAAACTAATACACATACAGACACATCAACCAAAGCAGATACCTTAGCTACATCTGTTATCTCCACCTCTACTTCTCAGGAAATCTACGATGTTGTAGTGGTTGGTGCTGGCCCTATTGGGTTAGCAACTGCTATTGGCTTACGTAAACGTGGAATTGAAAATATCCTTGTCATCGATCAAACTCGCACCTTTCGTCAAATTGGGCAAGCATTGGATCTTCTCCCCAATGGATTACAAGCTCTGAAATATTTAGATTCTAACGCTTACGAAGAAGTTAAAAAAACTGGACTTGGTTTACTAAACCCCAAGCAGTCTAATGACCAGAAAACTATTGAATCTACTCAAGAGAAACAACCGCCAAAGACTTCACCCCAATGGATTTACAAAAACTTACAGGGGCAGATAATTCAGTCAACCTCCCTTAGTTTTGATGACTGGTTTAAAGATTATGGCGAGGGTCGAGTATCAATGCCTTGGTACAATTTGCAGACAACCCTCAGACAGCTACTTCCAGAAGACCGAGTTAAAGCTAATCACCGTTGTATTAATGTTGCGAATGAGCCACAAAAAGGTTGTATCCGCATAGATTGTGTAGCTAACACACAAATAGAAGCAAATCCTTATGCCTATTGGATAAATGGACAGATAAATAACCATCCGCAGCCTCAAAAATTAGATATTTTTCCCCAAGAATTAGTAACAAAATCCATTAGAGCTAAACTACTTGTTGCAGCAGACGGCATTAATTCTACAGTTCGGAGACTGCTTTACACAGATACTCAATATCATGATTTTGCCCGACCTGAATACTCTGGGTTTGCAGCTATATTTTGTAGTGAAATAACTGAAGTTACAAAAGAACTATGGACAAAGCTAAAAGAAGATTTCTTTCTAGACTCACCACTTGTAACAATTACTAATGATGAAATAAATGGAAATTTTGTTTGTATAAAAAATATCAGAATAATTTTATATTACAGACCAACTGGGGAACTAGGGTACATAATACATCTTGCTTTGCCTTTAGAATCGTTGCAAGAAAAGTCTGAAAGTTCTTTAATTGACTTAGCTTTGCAGGAGTTGGAGAAAGCAGGTTTTCCTAATACGCTCAAGCAATTAGTGCGTTTATCTCCTCCGACCAAAATGCAGCAGCGTCCCTACTACATTCATCGTGCTATTTCGGATTCTCTACAAGTTTCTAACCCGACTGACCTTAATATAGAAACCGATTCTGCTAAAACTCCATCACCCTGGAGTGCAGGGCGAATCGTCTTAGTTGGCGATGCAGCACATGGAATGCCTCCCTTCATGGGTCAAGGAGCCAATCAAGGATTGGAAGATGCATTAGTAGTTACAACACTCATCGCTAAAATTGCTGAAGAGAATCACTGGAACGATCTGCAAGCTATAGCCAAAGCCTTTGAGAAATACGAATGTCTTCGTCGCCCATTGATGGCATATGTCCAAGAAGCAACATTAAAGCGATCGCCCCACTCATCAGATAAAAATTGCCAGGAATACAACCAACAACTGTATTGCCGCAATTTCGCCCAAATGATAGAGGAGATGTAG
- a CDS encoding COR domain-containing protein, translating to MTNEELLQIIKKVATDKDTTLDLAGKDLTTLPAEIGQLSNLRQLYLDSNQLTTLPAEIGQLSNLNVLYLDSNQLTTLPAEIGQLYNLSQLYLDSNQLTMLPAEIGQLYNLSQLYLDFNQLTTLPAEIGQLPNLSVLHLNSNQLTILPREIGQLPNLEALRLHGNPVPIPPEILSSANAKKILDFYFAVQISKETEPLYEAKLLIVGEGGAGKTSLAKKIANEAYELQLDEESTKGIDIIQWIFKLPSGHDFRVNIWDFGGQEIYHHTHQFFLTERSLYVLVADTRKENTDFYWWLKVVELLSDKSPVFIIKNEKQDRQCKIDGGQLRGEFDNLKEILPTNLADNRGLPEIKKAIRFYISNLDHVGTPLPKLWVRVRTALENYSRNYISVEEYFNLCRVNNLTDRKDILRLSSYLHDLGVCLHFQDDSTLKHYVILKPEWGTTAVYKVLDNQTVNQNLGCFTKKDLKDIWESGEYADMRDELLQLMMRFKLCYEIPGRRDIYIAPQLLSIEKADYTWDDRNNLILRYTYIFMPKGILTRFIVETHPWIEQQKLVWKNGVVLNKDQTRAEIIENYNQREIKIRVAGNRKKEFMAVITHELEKIHNSYERLQYQTLVPCNCEKCEGSQTLYSYPLNELREFLDDGAYLIQCRKSRQMVNVRRLIDEVLFQSDRPDGELNPKVAQLQNELERKRYESLTHRLRDSNQEEKPIMNSQPAMEFEKEIFISYAWGGESEQFVNQLDETLQAKGIKIIRDKRDLGYKGLIKAFMERIGRGKCAIAVISDKYLKSPNCMFELVQIAKNGQFYDRIFPIVLADAQIYKAAARLKYIKHWEDEIKELDEGMREVGAANLQGFREEIDQYTEIRNAIAELTNLLKDMNALTPDIHSKSDFEELLNAIAQRLDE from the coding sequence ATGACCAATGAAGAACTGCTACAAATTATTAAAAAAGTTGCCACAGACAAAGACACAACATTAGACCTTGCTGGCAAAGACTTAACAACGCTGCCAGCAGAGATTGGTCAACTCTCCAACCTTAGGCAGCTTTACCTCGACTCTAATCAACTGACGACACTGCCAGCAGAGATTGGTCAACTCTCCAACCTCAACGTGCTTTACCTCGACTCCAATCAACTGACGACGCTGCCAGCAGAGATTGGTCAACTCTACAACCTCAGCCAGCTTTACCTCGACTCTAATCAACTGACGATGCTGCCAGCAGAGATTGGTCAACTCTACAACCTCAGTCAGCTTTACCTTGACTTCAATCAACTGACGACGCTACCAGCAGAGATTGGTCAACTACCTAACCTCAGCGTGCTTCACCTCAACTCCAATCAACTGACGATACTGCCAAGAGAGATTGGTCAACTACCTAACCTAGAAGCACTAAGGCTTCATGGTAATCCAGTTCCCATTCCACCCGAAATTTTAAGTTCAGCTAATGCAAAAAAAATTTTAGATTTTTATTTCGCTGTGCAAATTTCAAAAGAGACTGAACCTTTATATGAAGCAAAATTGCTCATTGTGGGTGAAGGTGGAGCGGGTAAAACCTCTCTAGCCAAGAAAATTGCCAACGAAGCTTATGAACTTCAACTAGACGAAGAATCGACCAAAGGCATTGATATTATCCAATGGATATTCAAACTCCCTAGTGGACATGATTTTCGTGTCAATATTTGGGACTTTGGCGGACAAGAAATCTACCACCACACGCACCAGTTTTTCCTTACTGAACGTTCTCTCTATGTATTAGTCGCCGATACTCGCAAAGAAAATACTGATTTTTACTGGTGGCTGAAGGTTGTCGAACTCTTGAGCGACAAAAGCCCAGTTTTCATCATCAAAAATGAAAAACAAGACCGTCAGTGCAAAATCGATGGAGGGCAGTTACGAGGGGAATTTGACAACCTCAAGGAAATTTTACCAACCAATTTAGCTGATAATCGGGGTTTACCAGAGATTAAAAAAGCTATTCGGTTTTACATCAGTAATCTTGACCACGTTGGTACACCTCTACCAAAACTCTGGGTAAGAGTCAGAACCGCCTTAGAGAACTATTCCCGAAATTACATCAGCGTTGAAGAATACTTTAACCTTTGCCGAGTAAACAATTTAACTGACCGTAAAGACATACTGCGCTTGAGTAGTTATCTCCACGACCTCGGTGTTTGCCTCCACTTTCAAGACGATTCTACACTCAAACACTACGTTATCCTCAAACCGGAATGGGGAACAACTGCTGTTTACAAAGTTCTGGATAATCAGACTGTTAACCAAAATCTAGGTTGTTTTACCAAGAAAGACCTAAAAGATATTTGGGAAAGCGGCGAATATGCAGATATGCGAGATGAACTCCTGCAATTAATGATGCGGTTCAAGCTTTGCTACGAAATTCCCGGTCGTCGTGACATTTATATTGCGCCTCAATTGCTTTCCATTGAAAAAGCTGATTATACCTGGGACGATCGCAACAACCTAATCCTGCGCTACACCTATATATTCATGCCCAAAGGCATCCTCACCCGCTTTATTGTCGAGACGCACCCTTGGATTGAACAGCAAAAACTCGTTTGGAAAAACGGTGTTGTTCTCAATAAAGACCAAACTCGTGCTGAAATCATTGAAAACTACAATCAACGGGAAATTAAAATCCGTGTAGCCGGAAACCGCAAAAAAGAATTTATGGCAGTCATCACCCATGAACTCGAAAAAATCCACAACTCTTATGAACGTTTGCAATATCAAACCCTAGTTCCTTGTAACTGCGAAAAATGTGAAGGAAGCCAAACTCTTTATAGTTATCCTCTGAACGAACTGCGTGAGTTCCTAGATGATGGTGCTTACCTGATTCAATGCAGGAAAAGCCGTCAAATGGTAAATGTCCGCAGGTTAATTGATGAGGTGCTGTTCCAATCTGATAGACCAGATGGAGAACTCAACCCCAAGGTTGCACAGTTGCAAAACGAACTGGAGCGCAAGCGATATGAATCATTGACGCATCGGTTACGAGATAGCAATCAAGAAGAAAAACCCATCATGAATAGTCAACCTGCAATGGAATTCGAGAAGGAAATTTTCATCTCTTATGCTTGGGGTGGAGAAAGTGAGCAATTTGTCAATCAACTGGATGAGACTTTGCAGGCAAAAGGAATCAAAATCATCCGTGATAAACGCGATTTGGGCTACAAAGGACTAATTAAAGCCTTCATGGAACGGATTGGACGCGGTAAATGTGCGATCGCAGTTATTAGTGACAAGTATTTAAAATCTCCCAATTGTATGTTTGAGCTAGTGCAAATTGCTAAAAATGGTCAATTTTATGATCGAATTTTCCCGATTGTATTAGCGGATGCCCAAATTTATAAAGCTGCTGCAAGACTTAAATATATCAAGCATTGGGAAGATGAAATTAAAGAATTAGATGAAGGGATGAGAGAAGTTGGTGCAGCTAATTTACAGGGATTTCGTGAGGAAATTGACCAATACACGGAGATTCGCAATGCGATCGCAGAACTCACCAATCTGCTCAAAGATATGAACGCGCTCACCCCTGATATTCACAGCAAATCAGACTTTGAGGAGTTGCTGAATGCGATCGCACAGCGTTTAGATGAGTAA
- a CDS encoding RNA-guided endonuclease InsQ/TnpB family protein produces MLYNSSMLLTYQFKLNPTPEQVVILESWGELLRRHWNYALGERLNWLRRTRSQIDRCSLVSEPIGKIPDKADYYTQASNLKQTKELFPDYKNIYADCQQQNLMRLDKAWKRWLTPDKKGKRGGRPRFKKRGDISSFTFPRVNSPKAGAHLTGNILKLSKIGEIEVILHRPIPDGFEIKQATILVKADGWYCSFSLEDKTVPDTLSIDEITTVTGIDVGLEKFLTTADGQSIEVPQYYRSSQSKLARQQRKLARKVKGSNNHSKQSNKVAKLHLHVARQRKEFHYHVAHWLVNSYDLIVFETLNIRGLARTRLAKSILDVAWGTFLEIMQAVAVKRGKLTLGVDPRGTSINCSSCGERVEKTMAVRVHSCSCGLVIDRDWNAALNLLKRGSVGLPIPGCGGLGDTQPTKQQVSFVNLRCSR; encoded by the coding sequence ATGCTGTACAATAGTTCTATGCTACTAACTTATCAGTTCAAACTCAACCCTACTCCCGAACAAGTTGTCATTCTTGAATCTTGGGGCGAGTTGCTGCGTCGCCATTGGAACTACGCACTAGGGGAAAGGTTGAACTGGCTAAGACGTACAAGATCGCAGATTGACCGATGTAGCTTAGTTTCTGAACCAATTGGAAAGATACCAGATAAAGCAGATTACTATACACAAGCAAGCAACCTCAAGCAAACCAAAGAGCTATTCCCCGATTACAAAAACATTTATGCCGACTGCCAACAACAAAATTTAATGCGGTTGGACAAGGCGTGGAAACGATGGTTAACACCTGACAAAAAAGGCAAGCGAGGAGGAAGACCACGTTTTAAAAAGCGTGGTGATATAAGTTCGTTTACATTCCCCCGTGTTAATTCACCCAAAGCTGGCGCACACCTAACAGGTAATATTCTCAAATTATCCAAGATTGGTGAGATTGAGGTTATCTTACATCGACCAATTCCAGACGGTTTTGAGATTAAACAGGCGACGATTCTTGTTAAAGCTGATGGATGGTATTGTAGTTTTTCTTTAGAAGACAAGACTGTTCCCGATACTTTATCTATTGATGAAATCACAACTGTTACTGGCATAGATGTAGGTTTAGAAAAGTTTTTAACCACTGCTGATGGACAAAGTATTGAAGTGCCGCAGTATTATCGTTCGTCACAATCAAAATTAGCCCGTCAACAGCGCAAACTTGCACGTAAAGTCAAAGGGTCTAACAATCACAGCAAGCAATCCAATAAAGTTGCAAAGCTTCATTTGCACGTTGCTCGGCAAAGAAAAGAGTTTCATTATCATGTAGCTCATTGGTTAGTTAACTCATACGATTTGATTGTTTTTGAAACCTTGAACATTAGAGGATTAGCTAGAACACGATTAGCTAAGTCAATACTAGATGTTGCGTGGGGTACGTTCCTGGAAATCATGCAAGCAGTAGCGGTAAAACGCGGCAAGCTGACACTTGGAGTTGACCCTAGAGGCACGAGTATTAATTGTTCGAGTTGTGGTGAAAGAGTTGAAAAAACAATGGCCGTCCGTGTTCATAGTTGTTCTTGTGGATTGGTCATTGACCGCGACTGGAACGCCGCATTGAATCTTTTGAAACGTGGATCGGTTGGACTACCGATTCCTGGCTGTGGAGGCTTAGGGGATACCCAGCCTACGAAGCAGCAAGTCTCATTTGTGAATCTGAGATGCTCCCGCTAA
- a CDS encoding dicarboxylate/amino acid:cation symporter has protein sequence MSQAERTTSPETKAGPWWQRIPLTLQILIALIAAVSVGIALGAGNPNPTNATLINNLAIPADLVLKALRALATPLILVAVLHTLMTTNIPGTAGRRLAVLLLTNTTVAILVGLLVANVLRPGTWGKVTTSTTTQITAQSIDPWGILKDAVPEAVLKPLVDNNVIQLIVIALSFGIVLRGLKSEQIAQGKNGYQPIEDVIGILFEAVVRILNWVIVLVPFAVFGIVAKTVAMQGFTPFKSLGAFIVSVLLALALQACYYLTRVKFGSWVDPLKFLAGGSDAFLTAFSTSSSAAAMPVTFEVLQTKVGLRESSAALGALVGANFNNDGTALYEAMSALFISQLIGQHLNLGQQLIVILTSIFASVGAANIPNAGLVTMTLVFTSVGLPTQYIALLVTVDWFLDRCRTAINVMGDMTVSTLLDGKKPRSVDEA, from the coding sequence ATGAGTCAAGCAGAGAGAACTACTTCGCCTGAAACCAAAGCTGGCCCTTGGTGGCAGCGTATCCCTCTCACATTACAAATTCTCATCGCCCTTATAGCCGCAGTCAGCGTCGGAATTGCCCTTGGTGCGGGTAATCCCAATCCCACCAATGCCACTTTAATTAACAATTTAGCAATTCCGGCTGATTTAGTGTTAAAGGCTCTCCGCGCCCTAGCTACCCCTCTGATTCTGGTAGCGGTTCTGCACACCTTAATGACTACTAACATCCCTGGTACAGCCGGGCGGCGGCTAGCAGTGCTACTTTTAACTAACACAACCGTAGCTATTTTAGTAGGACTTTTGGTAGCAAATGTGCTGCGTCCAGGGACTTGGGGCAAAGTAACCACCTCAACAACCACACAAATAACTGCTCAGAGTATTGACCCCTGGGGAATACTCAAAGATGCTGTCCCCGAAGCTGTTCTCAAGCCATTAGTTGATAATAATGTCATTCAACTAATTGTGATTGCCCTAAGTTTTGGCATCGTTTTGCGAGGATTAAAATCTGAACAAATTGCCCAAGGCAAAAACGGATACCAGCCAATAGAGGATGTGATCGGAATTTTATTTGAAGCGGTAGTCCGCATCCTCAATTGGGTAATTGTCTTAGTGCCTTTTGCCGTTTTTGGAATTGTTGCTAAAACCGTTGCTATGCAAGGATTTACACCATTTAAATCCTTGGGTGCATTTATCGTGTCCGTCCTGTTAGCGCTGGCATTGCAAGCGTGCTATTACCTCACCAGAGTTAAATTTGGTTCTTGGGTAGACCCTTTAAAATTCCTCGCGGGCGGTTCTGATGCCTTTTTGACAGCTTTCTCAACTTCTTCTTCTGCCGCAGCAATGCCCGTAACCTTTGAGGTTTTGCAAACAAAAGTCGGTTTAAGGGAATCTTCTGCTGCTTTGGGGGCATTAGTCGGGGCTAATTTCAATAATGATGGCACTGCCCTTTATGAAGCAATGTCTGCGTTGTTTATTTCCCAACTAATTGGACAACATTTAAATCTGGGACAACAATTAATTGTCATCCTGACCTCGATTTTTGCCTCTGTAGGTGCGGCGAATATTCCTAATGCGGGACTGGTGACAATGACACTGGTGTTCACTTCTGTAGGCTTACCCACCCAGTACATCGCTTTGCTAGTTACTGTAGACTGGTTTTTGGATCGCTGCCGTACCGCAATTAATGTTATGGGAGATATGACAGTCAGTACTTTACTTGACGGCAAAAAGCCTCGTTCTGTAGACGAGGCTTAG
- a CDS encoding NUDIX hydrolase, translating into MPGRSQKKIPIPLNQQPLADFKVGVDNVIFSVDTVQNRLLVLLVMRQQEPFLNHWSLPGTLVRPGESLEDAAYRIMAEKIKVNNLYLEQLYTFGGPNRDPREATDSYGVRYLSVSYFALVRFEEAELIADRMTGIAWYPVKQVPQLAFDHNEILTYGHRRLRNKLEYSPVAFEVLPEMFTLNDLYQLYATVLGDNFSDYSNFRARLLKLGFLCDTGIKVSRGAGRPASLYKFDAEAFAPLKDKPLVFI; encoded by the coding sequence ATGCCAGGACGTTCCCAAAAAAAGATACCAATTCCGCTAAACCAACAACCTTTGGCCGATTTCAAGGTTGGTGTTGATAATGTAATTTTTTCTGTAGATACTGTACAAAATCGGCTGTTAGTTCTACTGGTAATGCGACAGCAAGAACCATTTTTAAATCATTGGAGTCTTCCCGGTACTTTGGTGCGTCCAGGAGAGTCTTTAGAAGATGCCGCCTATCGTATTATGGCGGAGAAAATTAAGGTCAACAATCTCTACTTAGAACAACTGTATACCTTTGGCGGGCCGAATCGCGATCCACGGGAAGCAACTGATAGTTATGGCGTACGTTATCTATCAGTTAGTTACTTTGCCCTAGTGCGATTTGAGGAAGCCGAATTAATTGCCGATCGCATGACTGGCATAGCCTGGTATCCGGTAAAACAAGTACCGCAATTAGCTTTTGACCATAATGAAATTCTGACTTATGGCCACAGGCGGTTACGAAATAAATTAGAGTATAGCCCGGTGGCTTTTGAAGTCTTACCAGAAATGTTCACCTTAAACGATTTATATCAGTTATACGCCACAGTTTTAGGTGATAACTTTTCCGATTATTCTAATTTTCGGGCGCGTCTACTCAAGTTAGGTTTTTTATGCGATACCGGAATTAAGGTATCACGGGGTGCTGGCCGTCCTGCTAGTTTGTATAAGTTTGACGCAGAAGCTTTTGCTCCCCTAAAAGATAAACCTTTGGTGTTTATTTAA